The proteins below come from a single Streptococcus porcinus genomic window:
- a CDS encoding FAD/NAD(P)-binding protein yields the protein MKKKIAIIGMGVSGLAVLLAFSHLSQEELATLELVCFDDTQPFGRGIPFQKDDTSALINSPIDDISFDYRHMDDFVKWLTENKLDTNHPYVSRSLYGQYMSDRAETLMKKLPITRVYHKVDHVSYFPDSHEWQLVVNGQTFPDLFTEIHLACGQLPVLDPYKLQGEPNYIANPYPLKSLNLSLEEMARPVISVIGTGLAAVDVIKWLLQKSSASIIAFSRSNYFPTVRIIKGPSIKWQFFTEQFLDKVLKEVKPSFDLAQFEKLFLGELQSLGFSGWEQVEEQFLAVGIEGIQLSLNYPEQLYALQQLASRVTDCFTDLWPLMPTADREAFQKTYGKAIINLRNPMPEESARVLLKAVKEKRLTVAQNISDIVSLEEDLVLKSEEKVETRVKTAINATGYHLVESNLQNASSLLQNLIESKLCQIDTFGGLSILPETSQILSPKYGVLPTLFAHGALINGTIFQNNSTIKIQKMAERAIKNKKSLLIKSRKNSF from the coding sequence TTGAAGAAAAAAATTGCAATCATCGGAATGGGAGTTAGTGGTTTAGCTGTTTTGTTAGCCTTCTCTCACTTATCTCAAGAAGAACTAGCCACTTTGGAACTTGTTTGCTTTGATGACACTCAACCCTTTGGGCGTGGCATCCCTTTCCAAAAAGATGACACTTCTGCCCTAATTAACTCTCCCATAGATGATATTTCTTTTGATTACCGCCACATGGATGACTTCGTCAAATGGCTAACAGAAAATAAATTAGACACCAATCATCCCTACGTCTCTCGTTCACTCTATGGACAGTATATGTCTGATAGAGCTGAGACTCTAATGAAAAAACTTCCTATTACCCGCGTCTACCACAAAGTGGATCATGTTTCCTACTTTCCTGATAGCCATGAATGGCAACTAGTGGTCAACGGCCAAACATTTCCTGACCTCTTCACAGAGATCCACCTAGCTTGTGGCCAACTACCTGTCTTAGATCCCTATAAACTACAAGGTGAGCCCAACTATATCGCCAACCCCTATCCACTTAAAAGTTTGAACTTATCCTTAGAAGAAATGGCAAGGCCAGTAATTAGCGTTATCGGAACAGGACTAGCTGCAGTTGATGTTATCAAATGGCTACTCCAAAAAAGCTCAGCCTCAATAATAGCTTTTTCTCGCTCCAATTACTTTCCAACAGTAAGAATTATCAAAGGTCCATCTATTAAGTGGCAATTTTTCACAGAACAGTTTCTAGATAAAGTCTTAAAAGAAGTAAAGCCCAGCTTTGATTTGGCTCAATTTGAAAAACTCTTTTTAGGTGAATTACAAAGTCTTGGATTTTCAGGCTGGGAACAAGTTGAAGAGCAATTCCTGGCAGTTGGCATTGAGGGAATTCAACTATCTCTAAACTACCCAGAACAGCTCTACGCCTTGCAACAATTAGCGTCTAGAGTGACAGACTGCTTTACAGACCTGTGGCCACTGATGCCTACTGCTGATCGCGAAGCTTTTCAAAAAACTTACGGTAAGGCTATTATCAATTTACGTAATCCTATGCCAGAAGAGTCTGCACGTGTACTTTTAAAAGCTGTTAAAGAAAAGAGACTGACGGTGGCCCAAAACATTAGCGACATTGTTAGCCTTGAAGAAGACTTGGTTTTAAAAAGCGAAGAAAAAGTGGAAACTCGTGTAAAAACTGCCATAAACGCTACCGGCTATCATTTAGTGGAAAGCAATCTTCAAAATGCAAGTTCCCTGCTTCAAAATCTAATTGAAAGCAAGCTCTGTCAAATTGATACTTTTGGAGGTTTATCAATTCTACCAGAAACATCACAGATACTTTCCCCAAAATATGGCGTACTACCAACCTTGTTTGCACATGGGGCTTTAATTAATGGCACTATTTTTCAAAATAACTCAACGATTAAAATTCAAAAAATGGCTGAACGAGCTATTAAAAATAAAAAGTCACTATTAATAAAATCTAGGAAAAATTCTTTTTAA
- the lepB gene encoding signal peptidase I, protein MMKKEFDSNAIAKELDRVTYQKSFFTAVKNTVYVLLAVASTAILIAVLWLPVLRIYGHSMNKTLVAGDVVLTAKGSDFKTGDVIAFYYNNKVIVKRVIAESGDWVNIDSKGDVYVNQTKLKEPYVIHKARGNTNIKYPYQVPDKKIFVLGDNRKTSIDSRNTSLGDVSEEQIVGKIFLRIWPLNRVSSVN, encoded by the coding sequence ATGATGAAAAAAGAATTTGATTCAAATGCTATAGCTAAGGAATTGGACCGTGTAACTTATCAGAAGAGTTTTTTTACTGCTGTCAAAAACACCGTCTATGTTCTATTGGCTGTTGCTTCCACTGCCATATTGATAGCTGTTTTATGGCTGCCCGTGCTACGGATATATGGACATTCAATGAATAAGACATTAGTTGCAGGAGATGTAGTTCTTACGGCCAAAGGTTCTGATTTTAAAACGGGAGATGTGATTGCCTTTTACTATAATAATAAAGTAATTGTTAAGCGGGTGATTGCTGAATCTGGGGATTGGGTTAATATTGACTCAAAAGGTGATGTTTATGTTAATCAAACAAAACTAAAAGAACCCTATGTTATCCATAAGGCAAGGGGGAATACCAATATAAAATACCCTTACCAGGTTCCCGATAAAAAAATTTTTGTCTTAGGCGATAATCGTAAAACCTCTATTGATTCTCGAAATACCTCTTTAGGGGATGTTTCCGAAGAACAGATTGTAGGTAAGATTTTTCTTAGAATTTGGCCTTTAAACAGGGTTAGTTCCGTTAATTAG